From the genome of Clavibacter nebraskensis NCPPB 2581:
GTCTACGGCGACCCCCTCGACATCGACGGCTCGACCATCGTGCCGGTGGCATTCGCCTGGTACGGCTTCGGCGGGGGCAGCGACCTCCCCGACTCCGACGGCAACGTCGCCGGTGGCGGCGGGGGCGGCGGCGCCAGCTGGCCCATCGGCGCGTACATCGCCACCGACGGCGCGGTGCGGTTCCAGCCGAACGTCATCGCGCTGCTCGCGGTGGCCACGCCCGTCATCTGGATCTCCGGCAAGGTCCTCGTCAAGCTCATCAAGACGCTCAAGTAGCGCACGCACGTCCACCGCGGAGCGCGGGTGCCCTCGGGCGCCCGCGCTCCCGTGCGTGCGGGGCCCCGTCATCCATGTCGCCCCGTCGTCCCGGGCGCGTCGCCCGCGCGCTATGCTCACCGTGAACACGGGAGTCCGGTGAGCCGGGCTGAGAGGAAGACACCCAGTCTTCGACCGTCGAACCTGATCTGGATCATGCCAGCGCAGGGAGGCTTCCATCTCGCACCCGTGCCCTCTTCCACCCATCCGAAGGGCACGTCGAATGACCGCATCATCCTCGTCCACCGCATCCGCCGCGAGCGTCGACACCGGCGCCCGCAGCCCCCGCTCCGGCCTACGCGCCCGTTGGCGGGTCATCGACATCGTCGTCGCGAGCGTGCTCGGCGTCGCGTCCGGCCTCGTCTTCGTCATCTGGAACACGGCGTCCGTGCCGGTCGGCGGCTTCTTCGAGCCGCTGCTGCCAGGCCTCCAGGCGCTCGCGGGCGGCGGCTGGCTGTTCGCGGGCGTCCTCACGGGCATCGTGATCCGCAAGCCCGGCGCCGCCCTCTACGGCGAGCTGCTCGCGGCGTTCGTCTCGATGCTCGTCGGGAACGTCTGGGGCGTCGGCACGCTGCTCTCCGGCCTCACGCAGGGCCTCGGCGCCGAGCTCGTGCTGCTCGTCTTCCTCTACGCGAATTGGCGCGCCTACGTCGCCGTGCTCGCGGGCATGGGCGCGGGTCTCGGCATGGCCGTCACCGACCTCATCACCTACTACCCGGGATCCACGCCGCTGTTCGCGACGATCTACACGGTCGGGGCCCTCGTCTCGGGCGGGGTCGTCGCGGGGCTGCTCTCGTGGCTCGTCGCCCGGGCGCTCGCCCGCACCGGCGCGCTGTCGCGCTTCGCCTCGGGCCGCGACATCGCGGCCCGCGTCTGACCGTGCGGCGGCCGGGCCGCCGCCCGTCGTCGATCGACGCCTCGCGCGTCCCGCTCGCCGGGCCCGAGGCGACGGCCGAGCGGGCGGGCGGCGCGTCCGTCCGGGCCGAGGGCTGGGGCTGGCGGCACGCCGGCCGGAGCGCCTGGGGGGTCCGCGACGTCGACCTCGTGATCGAGCCGGGCGAGCGCGTCCTCCTGCTCGGCGCGTCCGGAGCGGGGAAGACGACGCTCATGCACGCGCTCGCCGGCGTCCTCGGCGGTGACGACGAGGGGGAGACCCGCGGCACCCTCCTCGTCGACGGGTCGGATCCGGCCGCCCGCCGCGGCCGCGCGGGGCTCGTGCTGCAGGATCCGGACGCGCAGGTGATCCTCTCCCGCGTAGGGGACGACGTCGCGTTCGGCTGCGAGAACCTCGGCGTCCCGCGTGACGAGATCTGGCCGCGAGTGCGCGCCGCGCTCGACGCGGTGGGCCTCGACGTCGCCCTGGACCGCTCCACGACCGCGCTCTCCGGCGGCCAGAAGCAGCGCCTCGCACTCGCCGGGGTGCTCGCGATGCGACCGGGTCTCCTGCTCCTCGACGAGCCGACCGCGAACCTCGACCCCGAGGGCGTCGGCGAGGTGCGGCGCGCCGTCGAGTCCGTGGTCGAGGCGAGCGGTGCGACCCTCGTCGTCATCGAGCACCGGGTCGCCGTCTGGCAGGACCTCGTCGACCGGGTCGTGGTGCTCGGGGCCGACGGGGGGATCCTCGCCGACGGCGTGCCCGACGGCGTGCTCCGCGACCAGGGCGCGTCCCTCGCGGCCGCGGGCGTCTGGGTGCCGGGCCGGGAGCCGGCCGCGCCGGTGCGCGATCGGGCCGCACCCGCGGCGCTCCTCCGCACGGACGGCCTCGCCGTCGGGCGTGGCGGGGCGCGCGGCCCCGCGGTGGCGGACGGGGTCGGCGTCGCGCTCGCCTCGGGCCGCGTCACCGCCCTCACCGGGCCGAACGGCGGCGGCAAGAGCACGCTCGCGCTGACGCTCGGCGGCCTGCTGCCCGCGCTGTCCGGCCGGGTCGTCGCCGAGGCCGCCCTCGCGGACGGCCTGGGCGCGGATCCGGCCGCCTGGCGTTCGCGCGAGCTCGCCGCCCGCATCGGCACCGTCTTCCAGGACCCGGAGCACCAATTCCTCGCCGGCACCGTGCGCGCCGAGCTCGAGCTCGGTCCTCGGGCCGTGGGCACGGATCCCGCCGCGGCGGCCCGCCGGGTCGACGAGCTGCTCGTCCGCCTGCGCCTGGACGGCCTCGCGCAGGCCAACCCCTTCACCCTCTCCGGCGGAGAGAAGCGGCGCCTCTCCGTGGCGACCGCCCTCGCGACCGCGCCGCGCCTCCTCGTGCTCGACGAGCCGACGTTCGGGCAGGACGCCCGCACCTGGGCCGAGCTCGTCGCGCTCCTCGCCGACCTCGTCGACCGGGAGGGCGTCGGCGTGCTCGCCGTCACCCACGATGCCGACCTCGTCCG
Proteins encoded in this window:
- a CDS encoding ABC transporter ATP-binding protein, coding for MRRPGRRPSSIDASRVPLAGPEATAERAGGASVRAEGWGWRHAGRSAWGVRDVDLVIEPGERVLLLGASGAGKTTLMHALAGVLGGDDEGETRGTLLVDGSDPAARRGRAGLVLQDPDAQVILSRVGDDVAFGCENLGVPRDEIWPRVRAALDAVGLDVALDRSTTALSGGQKQRLALAGVLAMRPGLLLLDEPTANLDPEGVGEVRRAVESVVEASGATLVVIEHRVAVWQDLVDRVVVLGADGGILADGVPDGVLRDQGASLAAAGVWVPGREPAAPVRDRAAPAALLRTDGLAVGRGGARGPAVADGVGVALASGRVTALTGPNGGGKSTLALTLGGLLPALSGRVVAEAALADGLGADPAAWRSRELAARIGTVFQDPEHQFLAGTVRAELELGPRAVGTDPAAAARRVDELLVRLRLDGLAQANPFTLSGGEKRRLSVATALATAPRLLVLDEPTFGQDARTWAELVALLADLVDREGVGVLAVTHDADLVRALADDVLRLDAVPGSAARLEVVR
- a CDS encoding ECF transporter S component, giving the protein MTASSSSTASAASVDTGARSPRSGLRARWRVIDIVVASVLGVASGLVFVIWNTASVPVGGFFEPLLPGLQALAGGGWLFAGVLTGIVIRKPGAALYGELLAAFVSMLVGNVWGVGTLLSGLTQGLGAELVLLVFLYANWRAYVAVLAGMGAGLGMAVTDLITYYPGSTPLFATIYTVGALVSGGVVAGLLSWLVARALARTGALSRFASGRDIAARV